A genomic window from Silene latifolia isolate original U9 population chromosome Y, ASM4854445v1, whole genome shotgun sequence includes:
- the LOC141629537 gene encoding uncharacterized protein LOC141629537, which produces MKDILTKKKSIGQMETIAFADASSYILQGTSPPKLQDPGSFSIPCTIGDTRFEKALYDLGANVSVMPYSVCPKLGMGELKCTSMTLQMADRSTKKSLGILEEVQDRVGKFFIPVDFVIVDMAKDAHIPIILG; this is translated from the coding sequence atgaaagatatcctcacaaagaagaaatcTATTGGGCAAATGGAAACAATTGCTTTCGCCGATGCTTCTAGTTATATTCTACAAGGTACTTCGCCCCCAAAGTTACAAGATCCCGGAAGTTTCTCTATCCCTTGCACAATTGGTGACACAAGATTTGAAAAGGCACTATACGACCTTGGAGCTAATGTAAGTGTAATGCCTTACTCGGTTTGTCCAAAGCTTGGGATGGGAGAGTTAAAGTGCACGAGCAtgacgcttcaaatggcggatcgctCTACAAAGAAGTCCCTAGGAATTTTGGAAGAAGTACAAGATCGAGTTGGGAAGTTCTtcattcccgttgactttgttatCGTAGACATGGCGAAAGATGCTCATATCCCGATCATCTTGGGATGA
- the LOC141629538 gene encoding uncharacterized protein LOC141629538, giving the protein MPQPDESDVAGMENKLIMEEKMYDKIQMQTECEEKKKLLNQEQLDVYEAVIKAVDNKTDDVIFVYDHGGTGKTFLYGTISAKLRATNKIVLNVASSGIAALLLPGGRTTHSRFEIPIELFDDSTCNVRQNSQLAELLQQTSLIIWDEAPMDHRHAFEALDRTLRDVVSFKEPEASSKLFGGKVVLLEGDFRSMRVNETDGNVETRRKNQEFSEWLLAMGDGRLQAETEPHEDEATWIKIPEEYVYSTGKIYIKSMVQEIYPDFLTRTKDHNYLRERAILTPLNENADSINDYMVDLMPETYKVYKSCDEVCASSIDN; this is encoded by the exons ATGCCCCAGCCGGATGAGTCAGATGTTGCAGGCATGGAAAATAAGCTCATAATGGAGGAGAAGATGTACGACAAGATACAAATGCAAACGGAATGTGAGGAAAAGAAGAAACTGCTAAATCAAGAACAATTAG ATGTATACGAAGCGGTTATCAAAGCTGTCGACAACAAGACAGATGATGTGATCTTCGTTTACGATCATGGAGGGACTGGAAAGACATTCTTATATGGAACAATCTCGGCTAAGCTACGTGCTACAAACAAAATTGTCCTAAATGTTGCCTCATCAG GTATCGCGGCTTTACTTTTGCCGGGAGGTAGGACAACACACAGCCGATTCGAGATACCGATTGAACTATTTGACGATTCTACGTGCAATGTAAGACAGAACAGCCAACTTGCAGAACTACTACAGCAAACATCACTAATAATATGGGATGAAGCGCCTATGGATCATCGACACGCCTTCGAGGCACTAGACCGCACATTAAGGGATGTTGTTAGTTTTAAAGAGCCCGAGGCATCGTCAAAACTGTTTGGAGGTAAAGTTGTATTACTCGAGGGAGACTTCAG GAGTATGCGTGTGAATGAAACAGATGGAAATGTAGAGACTAGGAGGAAGAATCAAGAGTTTAGTGAGTGGCTATTGGCAATGGGTGACGGAAGGCTCCAGgcagagacagagccacacgaagaCGAAGCTACGTGGATAAAGATACCAGAGGAATATGTTTATAGTACTGGAAAGATATACATTAAAAGCATGGTCCAAGAGATCTATCCTGATTtcttaactaggacaaaagaccACAATTACCTGAGAGAAAGAGCGATTCTCACCCCATTAAATGAGAACGCCGACTCAATTAATGACTACATGGTCGATTTAATGCCAGAAACCTACAAGGTCTACAAGAGTTGTGATGAAGTTTGTGCTTCGTCAATCGACAACTAG
- the LOC141629539 gene encoding uncharacterized protein LOC141629539 translates to MTTNESEAIMFRQNIRLYNSCYSFTSMGAKIDKTVNKGPGPYVFRISGQVLHRIGSLLPVEGGPPAYSQLYVYDTASELLLRERTVGKEEGSPKLDQGVMLQLKDMLDEVNPLTQVFRMAQDRIREDNDVQLSIRLLGSRNKKDKVYNNPTASEIAALIVSPEGSSTKGRDIVIDHRSTGLQTISELHPSYMALQYPLLFPYGEDNYHLDIPYYTDQDKPETSRRKNVTMREYYAYRIQQRISEGHIWLCGGRLFQQFLVDCCCAIESDRLCRKKILSAALIHRKPKIYVSKLSRCNGNLEVVWKSSFVYNFHSKFQVARDRSTFKTRGLKTERYFGTTIADVYTIEFQKRGLPHAHILLWLKKEEVDLSTDYIDSIIHAEIPDKHREPALYEVVSRFMVHGPCGEANRSFPCMVNNTCSKKYPKSFNKGTTLDQNGYPVYRRRENKRTIKKGDNYMDNRSIVPYNPGLLLMFDAHINVEWCNTARAVKYLFKYIAKGPDKATLVIKDDAADEIKSYLDCRYLSASEAAWRIFEFDIQERNPSVMRLPVHLEGEQVVLIRDDDILKVVLARQSNAETKLTAWMRVNEESPEARELSYAEFPTKYVWDDGWKRRKQGRCIGRISYVHPTAGERYYLRLLLNIVKGPKSYEEIRTVNHRVCPTFKHYKKT, encoded by the exons ATGACAACAAACGAATCAGAGGCCATAATGTTTAGGCAGAACATTCGACTCTACAACTCATGTTACTCCTTCACTTCTATGGGTGCAAAAATAGACAAGACTGTAAATAAGGGACCAGGACCGTATGTTTTCAGGATAAGTGGTCAAGTTCTTCACCGTATAGGGTCACTACTGCCCGTAGAAGGGGGGCCACCAGCATACTCACAACTATATGTTTACGATACAGCGAGTGAATTACTGTTGCGTGAGAGAACAGTCGGGAAGGAAGAGGGTAGCCCGAAGTTAGACCAAGGTGTAATGTTGCAGCTCAAGGACATGCTTGACGAGGTCAATCCCCTAACTCAGGTATTTAGGATGGCGCAAGACAGAATAAGGGAGGACAATGACGTTCAATTATCCATTAGATTGTTAGGTTCACGGAATAAGAAAGACAAGGTATATAACAACCCAACAGCCTCTGAGATAGCCGCACTAATAGTCAGTCCTGAAGGTAGTAGTACAAAAGGCAGGGATATAGTTATTGACCACAGATCAACTGGATTACAAACAATTAGTGAACTACACCCGTCTTACATGGCCTTACAATACCCGCTCTTATTTCCGTACGGAGAGGACAACTACCACTTAGATATACCGTATTATACTGACCAGGATAAGCCCGAGACGTCGAGAAGGAAAAATGTAACTATGCGAGAGTACTACGCCTACAGGATACAACAAAGAATCTCAGAAGGCCATATTTGGCTATGTGGTGGACGATTATTCCAACAGTTCTTGGTAGACTGTTGTTGTGCGATTGAATCGGATAGGCTATG TCGGAAAAAGATTTTATCTGCCGCCCTGATTCACAGGAAGCCCAAGATATATGTATCAAAGCTATCAAGATGCAATGGCAATTTGGAGGTGGTATGGAAATCCTCATTTGTTTATAACTTTCACAGCAAATTCCAGGTGGCCAGAGATCGAAGCACATTCAAAACCAGAGGCCTAAAGACGGAGCGCTATTTTGGGACGACAATCGCAG ATGTGTACACCATCGAATTTCAAAAAAGAGGGTTGCCACATGCACACATTTTATTATGGTTAAAGAAGGAAGAGGTTGATCTGTCTACTGATTATATCGATAGCATTATTCACGCGGAAATACCTGATAAGCACAGAGAACCGGCTTTATATGAGGTTGTGTCCCGTTTCATGGTACATGGCCCATGCGGCGAAGCAAATCGCAGTTTCCCTTGCATGGTGAACAACACCTGCAGTAAGAAGTACCCGAAGTCATTTAACAAAGGAACTACATTAGACCAAAATGGGTACCCTGTATACAGACGACGCGAAAACAAAAG GACAATAAAGAAGGGAGACAATTACATGGACAACCGCTCGATCGTGCCGTATAACCCCGGCTTGCTGTTGATGTTCGACGCACACATCAACGTCGAATGGTGTAATACTGCAAGAGCCGTCAAGTATTTGTTCAAGTACATCGCAAAAGGGCCGGACAAAGCTACTTTAGTCATAAAGGACGACGCAGCAGATGAGATAAAGTCTTACCTGGATTGTAGGTACCTGTCTGCATCCGAGGCAGCATGGAGAATATTTGAGTTCGACATCCAAGAAAGAAACCCGTCCGTGATGCGACTACCAGTACACCTGGAAGGGGAACAGGTTGTACTAATAAGGGATGATGACATACTTAAGGTGGTACTAGCGAGACAAAGCAACGCGGAGACAAAGCTAACAGCATGGATGAGGGTAAATGAGGAGTCTCCAGAGGCACGAGAACTTTCCTATGCGGAGTTTCCTACTAAGTATGTTTGGGATGACGGGTGGAAGAGAAGAAAGCAAGGAAGGTGCATTGGGAGAATTTCTTACGTCCATCCCACTGCCGGAGAGAGATATTATCTCCGTCTTCTTCTCAACATAGTGAAAGGTCCAAAGAGTTACGAGGAAATACGGACAGTCAATCACCGTGTGTGTCCAACATTCAAACACTACAAGAAAACctga